From Selenomonas ruminantium AC2024, a single genomic window includes:
- the hcp gene encoding hydroxylamine reductase has protein sequence MEKKMFCYQCQETAGCKGCTMMGVCGKTPEVAAMQDLLIYVTKGLSAVTTRLRAEGRKVEPQVNYLVTINLFITITNANFDREVIVERIAETLRVKQELLAKLQERENLPEAALWQENIEGFAAQAAKVGVLATENEDIRSLRELITYGLKGLAAYQKHANVLGYENEAIDAFVQSALAKLLDDSLTGDELTALTLETGKWGVDGMALLDKANTETYGNPELTKVDLGVRKNPGILISGHDLKDLEMLLEQTQGTGVDVYTHGEMLPAHYYPKFKKYSNFAGNYGNAWWKQKEEFASFNGPILMTTNCVVPPKASYQNRLFTTGATGVPGCQHIEAKADGSKDFSAIIELAKKCAAPTELEQGQIVGGFAHEQVFAVADKVVEAVKSGAIKKFVVMAGCDGRMKSRDYYAEFAQALPQDTVILTAGCAKYKYIKLNLGDIGGIPRVLDAGQCNDSYSLALIALKLKEVFGLSDVNELPIAYNIAWYEQKAVIVLLALLHLGVKNIHLGPTLPAFLSPNVAKVLVENFGIGTISTVEEDIKKMIG, from the coding sequence ATGGAAAAGAAAATGTTCTGCTATCAGTGTCAGGAAACTGCCGGCTGCAAGGGCTGCACCATGATGGGCGTCTGCGGCAAGACCCCGGAAGTGGCGGCGATGCAAGACCTGTTGATTTATGTGACCAAGGGGCTGTCGGCTGTAACCACCCGCCTGCGGGCTGAGGGCCGGAAGGTGGAGCCACAGGTCAATTATCTCGTGACCATCAATCTCTTCATCACCATCACCAATGCCAACTTTGACCGGGAGGTCATTGTCGAGCGCATCGCCGAGACCTTGCGGGTGAAGCAGGAACTTCTGGCCAAATTGCAGGAGCGGGAGAATCTGCCGGAAGCGGCCCTTTGGCAGGAAAATATTGAAGGCTTTGCCGCGCAAGCTGCCAAAGTCGGTGTGCTGGCCACGGAAAATGAGGACATCCGCAGCCTGCGGGAGCTCATCACGTATGGCCTCAAAGGTCTGGCGGCTTATCAGAAGCATGCTAATGTGCTGGGGTATGAGAATGAAGCCATTGATGCTTTCGTGCAGTCGGCGTTGGCTAAACTTTTGGACGACAGCCTCACAGGCGATGAACTCACGGCCCTGACGTTGGAAACGGGCAAGTGGGGCGTGGATGGCATGGCTCTCTTGGACAAAGCCAACACGGAAACCTATGGCAATCCGGAACTGACCAAGGTGGATTTGGGTGTCCGCAAGAACCCCGGCATTCTGATTTCCGGCCACGACCTAAAGGATTTGGAAATGCTATTGGAGCAGACGCAGGGCACGGGCGTAGATGTTTACACCCATGGGGAAATGCTGCCAGCTCATTATTATCCCAAGTTCAAAAAGTACAGCAACTTTGCCGGTAACTACGGCAATGCCTGGTGGAAGCAGAAGGAGGAATTTGCCTCCTTCAATGGCCCGATTCTCATGACCACCAACTGTGTGGTGCCGCCCAAGGCCAGCTATCAGAATCGCCTGTTCACCACAGGCGCGACCGGTGTGCCGGGCTGTCAGCATATTGAAGCCAAGGCGGATGGTTCCAAGGATTTCTCGGCCATCATTGAACTGGCCAAGAAATGCGCCGCGCCCACGGAATTGGAGCAGGGGCAGATTGTGGGCGGCTTTGCCCATGAGCAGGTCTTTGCTGTGGCCGATAAAGTAGTGGAGGCCGTCAAGAGTGGTGCCATCAAGAAGTTCGTGGTCATGGCCGGCTGCGACGGCCGCATGAAGTCCCGCGACTACTATGCAGAATTTGCTCAGGCACTGCCCCAGGATACGGTGATTCTCACCGCGGGCTGCGCTAAGTACAAGTACATCAAGCTGAATCTGGGCGATATCGGCGGCATTCCCCGAGTGCTGGATGCAGGCCAGTGCAACGACTCCTACAGTCTGGCCCTGATTGCGCTGAAGCTCAAGGAAGTCTTTGGCCTCAGTGATGTCAATGAACTGCCCATTGCCTACAACATTGCCTGGTATGAGCAGAAGGCCGTTATCGTGCTGCTGGCCCTCCTGCACTTGGGCGTCAAGAACATCCATCTTGGCCCCACGCTGCCGGCCTTCCTCTCCCCGAATGTGGCAAAGGTGCTGGTCGAAAACTTCGGCATTGGCACGATTTCCACGGTGGAAGAAGATATCAAGAAAATGATTGGCTGA
- a CDS encoding response regulator, translated as MKILIAEDDVLSRTFLLEFLQDYGSCDTANNGMETIDKYLEAFKAGEPYDLMCLDIMMPKVDGLMVLKLIRELEARQKVEAARQVKIIMMTAIADMEYVDQAFEQGCDAYASKPIEIDQVKEVLQDLGLVS; from the coding sequence ATGAAGATTTTGATTGCGGAAGATGATGTGCTCAGCCGCACGTTCCTGCTGGAATTCCTGCAGGATTACGGCTCATGTGATACCGCCAATAACGGCATGGAAACCATTGACAAATATCTGGAAGCATTCAAGGCCGGCGAGCCCTATGATTTGATGTGTCTGGATATCATGATGCCCAAGGTGGATGGCCTGATGGTGCTCAAGCTGATTCGGGAGCTTGAAGCCCGGCAAAAAGTAGAAGCCGCACGGCAGGTGAAAATCATCATGATGACGGCTATTGCCGATATGGAATACGTGGATCAGGCCTTTGAGCAGGGCTGTGATGCCTACGCTTCCAAGCCCATCGAAATCGACCAGGTGAAGGAAGTCCTGCAGGATTTGGGGCTGGTCAGCTGA
- a CDS encoding PAS domain-containing sensor histidine kinase has translation MQMTEKNLPSQLAGVMNQIEELEAQVQAGQEYMRAVFSAAKVGLCLLDAEGAVLAVNEMGRILMQTDGQNVVGRQFGDAFCCENSLEKGCGHGQNCRHCPVRRNIEAALADDEFSSEFSVQMKNAKTGDRLWLNLGVSQTGEGRDKQLIVTIVDVSVRKHYEQQLERAKRAAEEADRSKTQFISIMSHELRTPLNGIIGMMELAGREPLSEKQQKCLQNAKRSADDLLHILNDILDFAKLENDKLRLEELDFDLLESLQRIGELYQPLVAAKGLKFVTTDFSTLPRFIRGDALRLRQVLHNILANALKFTETGRITMAVYQSVRHEQPTLEFSVEDTGIGVDARMKNKLFSPFTQADSSTTRLFGGTGLGLMISRQLVELMGGTMSLDSELGRGTCVSFWIPLQEADSAGQERRIFLRPRKKPADKQADTDPRTENLMHYCMQKLAADEEMAPREESS, from the coding sequence ATGCAGATGACAGAAAAAAATCTGCCCTCTCAGCTGGCTGGCGTCATGAACCAGATTGAGGAGTTGGAGGCCCAGGTACAGGCTGGGCAGGAATACATGCGGGCGGTCTTTTCGGCGGCCAAGGTGGGCCTTTGCCTGCTGGATGCCGAAGGGGCTGTGCTGGCGGTAAATGAGATGGGCAGGATTTTGATGCAGACAGACGGGCAGAATGTAGTTGGCCGTCAATTTGGTGACGCTTTCTGCTGTGAGAACAGTCTGGAAAAGGGCTGCGGCCATGGCCAAAACTGCCGTCACTGTCCTGTGCGCCGCAATATTGAAGCGGCTCTTGCTGATGACGAGTTTTCCAGTGAGTTTTCCGTGCAGATGAAGAATGCCAAAACCGGGGACCGTCTCTGGCTGAATCTTGGCGTATCTCAGACAGGGGAAGGCCGGGACAAGCAGCTGATTGTCACCATTGTAGATGTATCGGTGCGCAAGCATTACGAGCAGCAGCTGGAGCGGGCCAAGCGGGCGGCCGAGGAAGCGGACCGCAGCAAGACCCAGTTCATCTCCATCATGAGCCACGAACTGCGCACGCCCCTCAATGGCATTATCGGCATGATGGAACTGGCAGGCCGGGAACCCTTGAGCGAAAAACAGCAGAAATGCCTGCAGAATGCCAAGCGCAGTGCCGACGATTTGCTGCATATTCTGAATGATATTTTGGACTTCGCCAAGCTCGAAAATGACAAGCTGCGGCTGGAGGAACTGGATTTTGATTTGCTGGAGAGCCTGCAGCGCATTGGAGAACTCTATCAGCCATTGGTGGCGGCCAAGGGCCTGAAATTTGTCACGACGGATTTTTCCACGTTGCCTCGGTTTATTCGGGGGGATGCCCTGCGCCTGCGGCAGGTGCTGCATAATATTCTGGCCAATGCGCTGAAGTTTACCGAGACGGGCAGGATAACTATGGCGGTTTACCAGAGTGTCCGCCATGAGCAGCCGACCCTCGAATTCAGCGTGGAAGATACCGGTATCGGCGTGGATGCGCGCATGAAGAACAAATTGTTCAGCCCCTTTACCCAGGCGGACAGCAGCACTACCCGCCTCTTTGGAGGCACGGGGCTGGGGCTGATGATTTCCCGGCAACTGGTGGAGCTGATGGGCGGCACGATGAGTCTGGATTCGGAACTGGGCCGGGGAACGTGTGTCTCCTTTTGGATTCCGCTGCAGGAGGCTGATTCAGCCGGACAGGAACGGCGGATATTCCTGCGCCCGCGGAAAAAGCCCGCAGACAAGCAGGCGGACACGGACCCGCGCACGGAAAATCTGATGCATTACTGCATGCAGAAGCTCGCAGCGGATGAAGAAATGGCACCCAGGGAGGAATCCTCATGA
- the trpS gene encoding tryptophan--tRNA ligase — MENTNNEKKIILSGIQPTGVFTLGNYLGAVKNWQKMQEEYNCYYFIADLHSLTVHIDPTKRKQQTLQAFALLLACGIDPEKSLVFIQSHVRSHAEMGWLMSCCSQFGELSRMTQFKDKSSKHPENINAGLFTYPALMAGDILLYQADYVPVGADQTQHLEFTRDIATRFNHNYGEIFKLPEGYFPKAGARVMSLQEPTSKMSKSDTNPKATISILDEENVILKKFKSAVTDSEAVVCFREDKPGVSNLMTIYSAITGKTMAEIEAEFAGKGYGDFKAVVGQAVADELKPIREKYAELMKDRKHLEALMKQGAERADYIARKTLTKAKKKVGLLPEVR; from the coding sequence ATGGAAAACACCAACAACGAGAAAAAAATCATTCTCTCGGGCATTCAGCCCACCGGCGTCTTCACGCTGGGCAACTACCTCGGAGCCGTGAAGAACTGGCAGAAGATGCAGGAGGAGTACAACTGCTATTACTTCATCGCTGACCTGCACTCCCTGACCGTCCACATTGACCCGACCAAGCGCAAACAGCAGACCCTGCAGGCATTTGCCCTGCTGCTCGCCTGCGGCATTGACCCGGAAAAGAGTCTGGTCTTCATCCAGAGCCATGTCAGAAGTCATGCGGAAATGGGCTGGCTCATGAGCTGCTGCTCCCAGTTCGGCGAACTTAGCCGCATGACCCAGTTCAAGGATAAATCCAGCAAACATCCCGAAAACATCAACGCCGGCCTCTTCACCTATCCGGCTCTGATGGCCGGAGACATCCTGCTCTATCAGGCCGACTATGTGCCCGTAGGTGCTGACCAGACCCAGCATCTGGAATTCACGCGTGACATCGCGACCCGCTTCAACCATAACTACGGCGAAATCTTCAAGCTGCCGGAGGGTTACTTCCCCAAAGCCGGGGCAAGGGTTATGAGCCTGCAGGAACCCACCAGCAAGATGAGCAAGTCCGACACCAATCCCAAGGCCACGATTTCCATTCTCGACGAAGAAAATGTCATCCTCAAGAAGTTCAAGAGCGCTGTCACCGATAGTGAAGCTGTGGTATGCTTCCGCGAGGATAAGCCGGGCGTCAGCAACCTGATGACCATCTACTCGGCCATCACCGGCAAGACCATGGCTGAAATCGAAGCCGAATTTGCAGGCAAAGGATATGGCGACTTCAAGGCCGTTGTCGGTCAGGCTGTAGCCGATGAACTCAAACCCATCCGCGAAAAATACGCCGAACTCATGAAGGACCGCAAACACCTCGAAGCTCTGATGAAACAGGGGGCAGAACGGGCCGACTACATCGCCCGCAAGACCCTGACCAAAGCCAAGAAAAAAGTCGGTCTCCTTCCAGAAGTACGCTGA
- a CDS encoding methyl-accepting chemotaxis protein: protein MAGQESLTQKTRTVKTEILIYVIPIVVVGLVLMAGIIFRYVGSTFEQQLTTSSLKNAQEVASGVSAWLDSRMLETQTAASHPAAKNLKNAPELMNENNVYRLNLMNKIYPGIYDSVSWGPFDGSGVLYGQTKAGFKEMHNADKAWYKQTMTGAQDSFMSSPVVSQATGKIIVNSIALAKDSSGANVGMVLAAIYVDAVMEKVSDLKLGESGYSLLVSKEGTYIVNPDEAAIMKKKISEEDDPAVRTLGEKMLSGEAGVYKFTRADGKDMIAFYNPIKATGWGMATIAYQDELFAPVGNVLKIMAGISIVLIILISLGVLFTVNRSMKPLAVMMDEMRLLAAGDFQDRPAQITVNNELGMLATAVRDMRHGVQKVLHNVSSSAESLSAASEELNATSDQSAQASNQVADSIVRVAQGTSEQLDAVNSTSEAIENLNDTIQDIAGKADEAASNSREASTVARDGGKTLNEAIGQIKRIEESTRESTKVVTALGERSSEIGQIVDTISSISEQTNLLALNAAIEAARAGEHGRGFAVVADEVRKLAESSQEAAHRISALIEETRRDTDNAVAGMQAGSEEVRVGTENIMSMGESFRKIIEIVENVSGQVQEISTAISGMAVSGQEIVGHIRTIGESSRSAAEEAETVSAATEEQSASVQEIAHASNELAKMAMDLQKEVQKFKV from the coding sequence ATGGCTGGTCAGGAAAGCTTGACCCAGAAGACCAGAACGGTCAAGACGGAGATTTTGATTTATGTGATTCCTATTGTGGTAGTGGGATTGGTGCTGATGGCGGGGATTATCTTCCGCTATGTGGGTTCCACCTTTGAGCAGCAGCTTACCACGAGTTCGTTGAAGAACGCGCAGGAAGTGGCCAGCGGAGTATCGGCCTGGCTGGACAGCCGCATGCTGGAAACCCAGACGGCGGCATCTCATCCGGCGGCAAAGAATCTGAAAAACGCCCCGGAGCTGATGAATGAGAACAATGTCTACCGCTTAAATCTCATGAACAAGATTTATCCTGGTATCTACGACAGCGTGAGCTGGGGGCCTTTTGACGGGTCTGGCGTGCTCTATGGCCAGACCAAGGCGGGCTTCAAAGAGATGCACAATGCCGACAAGGCCTGGTACAAACAGACGATGACGGGCGCTCAGGACAGCTTTATGTCCTCGCCGGTTGTTTCGCAGGCTACGGGCAAGATTATCGTGAACAGCATCGCGCTGGCCAAGGACAGCAGCGGTGCCAATGTGGGCATGGTACTGGCAGCCATCTATGTGGATGCCGTGATGGAAAAGGTCAGCGATTTGAAACTTGGGGAAAGCGGCTACAGCCTGCTGGTTTCCAAAGAAGGCACTTATATTGTAAATCCTGATGAAGCCGCCATTATGAAGAAAAAGATTTCGGAAGAGGATGACCCGGCCGTCCGTACGTTGGGCGAAAAGATGCTTTCCGGTGAGGCTGGCGTCTATAAATTCACCCGCGCAGACGGCAAGGATATGATTGCTTTCTACAATCCCATCAAGGCAACGGGCTGGGGCATGGCTACCATTGCCTATCAGGATGAGCTCTTTGCGCCGGTGGGCAATGTGCTGAAAATCATGGCAGGCATTTCCATCGTGCTGATTATCCTGATTTCTCTGGGCGTGCTCTTTACGGTCAACCGTTCCATGAAGCCGCTGGCTGTGATGATGGATGAAATGCGCCTGCTCGCAGCCGGGGATTTCCAGGACCGTCCGGCCCAGATTACGGTGAATAATGAATTGGGTATGCTGGCTACGGCTGTGCGGGATATGCGTCATGGTGTGCAGAAGGTGCTCCACAATGTCAGCAGTTCCGCTGAAAGCCTGTCAGCCGCTTCGGAAGAACTCAATGCCACCAGTGACCAGTCAGCACAGGCCTCCAATCAGGTGGCCGACTCCATCGTCAGAGTGGCGCAGGGCACAAGTGAGCAGCTCGATGCCGTGAACTCCACCTCCGAAGCCATCGAAAACCTCAACGACACCATTCAGGACATTGCCGGCAAAGCTGATGAAGCAGCCAGCAACAGCCGCGAGGCATCGACCGTGGCCCGCGATGGTGGCAAGACCTTGAACGAAGCTATTGGCCAGATTAAGCGCATTGAAGAATCCACACGGGAATCCACCAAGGTAGTTACGGCTCTGGGTGAGCGTTCCAGCGAAATTGGCCAGATTGTCGATACCATTTCGAGCATTTCCGAGCAGACCAACCTGCTGGCCCTCAACGCCGCTATTGAAGCGGCTCGTGCCGGTGAACATGGCCGCGGCTTTGCCGTAGTAGCGGACGAAGTACGCAAGCTTGCTGAATCCTCGCAGGAAGCAGCTCATCGCATTTCCGCTTTGATTGAGGAAACCCGCCGGGATACGGACAATGCTGTGGCCGGGATGCAGGCCGGTAGCGAAGAAGTCCGCGTGGGCACGGAAAACATCATGTCCATGGGCGAGTCCTTCCGCAAGATTATCGAAATCGTCGAAAATGTATCGGGGCAGGTACAGGAGATTTCCACCGCCATCAGCGGCATGGCCGTCAGCGGTCAGGAAATCGTGGGCCATATCCGCACCATCGGCGAAAGCAGCCGCAGTGCCGCGGAAGAAGCAGAAACCGTATCGGCAGCTACGGAAGAACAGAGTGCTTCCGTACAGGAAATCGCCCATGCCAGCAACGAGTTAGCAAAAATGGCCATGGATTTGCAGAAAGAAGTGCAGAAGTTCAAAGTGTAA
- a CDS encoding flavodoxin — MSKVAIVYWSGTGNTEAMAKAIEEGAKGAGGDVSLFEVESFKASSVPDYDGLIFGCPAMGDEVLEEGSFEPLFTDAEKHLSGKPVALFGSYGWGGGAWMESWAERTKGDGAKLFSDGLIVENAPGDAELADCRKLGEEFVKAL; from the coding sequence GTGAGCAAAGTTGCGATTGTTTACTGGTCGGGCACGGGCAATACCGAGGCCATGGCGAAGGCCATTGAGGAAGGCGCCAAGGGGGCTGGCGGGGATGTGAGCCTCTTTGAGGTAGAGTCCTTCAAGGCTTCTTCGGTACCGGATTATGATGGGCTGATTTTTGGCTGCCCGGCCATGGGGGATGAAGTGTTGGAGGAAGGCTCTTTCGAGCCTTTGTTCACAGATGCGGAAAAGCATCTGTCCGGCAAGCCGGTGGCGCTGTTCGGTTCTTATGGCTGGGGCGGCGGTGCCTGGATGGAAAGCTGGGCTGAGCGCACCAAAGGGGACGGTGCCAAGTTGTTCTCCGACGGGCTGATTGTCGAAAATGCTCCCGGGGATGCGGAACTTGCCGATTGCCGCAAGCTGGGAGAAGAATTTGTAAAGGCGTTGTAA
- a CDS encoding DUF3793 family protein, with protein sequence MIISIICEVMLLGREGFEQLLGFHAAPMLMGLKSASLLSFQKSRFEDFEGLLASYMQCFNCKGISVFRLSEGEEYVLLLFYRQRALMKDLAHPLAKKILVRLGYRGDDTLMGMLEYLKLRMQLRKSFPHEVGLFLGYPPEDVEGFIRHKGQDFSYSGYWKVYANERETRALFDLYADCTHDFCLRLEGGASLPDLVKAV encoded by the coding sequence ATGATAATTTCTATCATTTGTGAGGTGATGTTGTTGGGACGTGAGGGATTTGAACAGCTGCTGGGCTTTCATGCGGCGCCGATGTTGATGGGGCTGAAGTCGGCTAGCTTGTTGTCGTTTCAAAAGAGCCGTTTTGAGGATTTTGAGGGGCTGCTGGCTTCTTATATGCAGTGTTTTAACTGCAAGGGCATATCGGTCTTCCGCTTGTCAGAAGGGGAGGAGTATGTGCTGCTGCTCTTTTATCGGCAGCGGGCGCTGATGAAGGATTTGGCTCATCCGTTGGCGAAGAAGATACTCGTTAGGCTTGGGTATCGGGGGGACGATACGCTGATGGGGATGTTGGAGTATCTGAAACTTCGCATGCAGCTGCGCAAATCCTTTCCGCATGAAGTCGGGCTGTTTCTGGGGTATCCGCCGGAGGATGTGGAAGGGTTTATCCGCCACAAAGGGCAGGACTTTTCCTATAGCGGTTATTGGAAGGTCTATGCCAATGAGCGGGAAACCAGAGCGCTCTTTGATTTGTATGCCGATTGTACCCATGATTTTTGTCTGCGGCTGGAAGGCGGCGCAAGCCTGCCGGATTTGGTCAAAGCCGTATGA
- a CDS encoding glycoside hydrolase family 3 N-terminal domain-containing protein, whose product MGICRRFFALTLVMLLMLLSGCGKGAEADENAKKPQTLDDQVDAIVAGMTLPEKVGQMVMIGVHGTEINDDSRFMLNQYHIGGVIFFDRNLQSAEQTKKLTADLQAQAAKVPLFIAIDEEGGPVARGKGFIEPPPAAQSIGQSGDNTQAEAWAQKTGNRLKELGINVNFAPVADVGNNPREYSADGQTAAKFVAAAAQGYESAHVIYALKHFPGIGRGQVDSHIDRSEIPATKDELMAQDLLPFKEIIANHSPENFMVMVSHLVYPALDKDHTASLSSAVQTKLLRQEFGFNGIIITDSLEMGAVSKYGDFRELGVQAIQAGADIALVCHEYPRQTAVYLGILEAAEKGVISEERINQSVKRIVKMKLLHKS is encoded by the coding sequence ATGGGGATTTGCAGAAGGTTTTTTGCTTTGACACTGGTGATGCTGCTCATGCTGCTGTCTGGCTGCGGCAAGGGCGCAGAGGCTGATGAAAATGCGAAGAAGCCGCAGACGCTTGATGACCAGGTGGATGCCATCGTGGCTGGGATGACCCTGCCGGAAAAGGTAGGGCAGATGGTGATGATTGGCGTCCATGGCACGGAAATCAATGACGACAGCCGCTTTATGCTCAATCAGTACCATATCGGCGGCGTGATTTTCTTTGACCGCAATCTGCAGTCGGCCGAGCAGACGAAAAAACTCACGGCGGATTTGCAGGCGCAGGCTGCAAAAGTCCCTCTGTTTATTGCCATTGACGAAGAAGGCGGCCCCGTGGCCCGGGGCAAGGGCTTTATTGAACCGCCGCCAGCGGCACAGAGCATTGGCCAGAGCGGCGACAATACGCAGGCCGAAGCCTGGGCACAGAAGACGGGCAATCGCCTCAAGGAATTGGGTATCAATGTGAATTTTGCGCCCGTAGCGGATGTGGGCAACAATCCCCGCGAGTATTCGGCGGACGGCCAGACGGCGGCCAAGTTTGTGGCCGCAGCCGCGCAGGGCTATGAGTCTGCGCATGTCATCTATGCCTTGAAGCATTTCCCCGGCATTGGGCGCGGGCAGGTGGATTCCCATATTGACCGTTCGGAAATTCCCGCCACGAAGGATGAACTCATGGCGCAGGATTTACTGCCGTTTAAGGAAATCATCGCCAATCACAGCCCGGAAAACTTCATGGTGATGGTATCGCATCTTGTCTATCCGGCGCTCGATAAAGATCATACAGCCAGCCTGTCGTCAGCGGTGCAGACAAAACTTCTGCGGCAGGAGTTCGGCTTTAACGGCATCATCATCACCGATTCTTTGGAGATGGGGGCCGTGTCGAAGTACGGCGACTTCCGTGAGCTCGGCGTGCAGGCCATTCAGGCCGGTGCTGATATTGCCCTCGTCTGCCATGAATATCCGCGGCAGACGGCCGTTTATCTGGGAATTTTGGAGGCGGCGGAAAAAGGCGTTATCAGTGAGGAAAGGATTAATCAGTCGGTGAAGCGGATTGTCAAAATGAAGCTGTTACATAAGTCTTAA
- the rsmI gene encoding 16S rRNA (cytidine(1402)-2'-O)-methyltransferase, producing the protein MNEKIPTLYLCATPIGNLEDMTYRAVRMLGEAELIAAEDTRHTRQLLTHFDIHTKLTSYHEHNKLNKGPELIAYMQEGHDLICVSDAGLPGICDPGSHLAGLAIEAGFKVTPLPGANAGLSALICSGLDTTRFTFIGFLPKTAKKQQEILTSVQKYPETLIFYEAPHHLKATLKALYGVLGDRQVALGRELTKKFEEFQRGSLTEIMAHYEENDPRGEYVIVVAGFDGEVAAEENELPADPKACCEHFMAQGLDKKAAMREAAKALGISRRDVYQAMLED; encoded by the coding sequence ATGAATGAAAAAATCCCAACCCTCTACCTCTGTGCCACGCCGATTGGCAATCTGGAGGATATGACCTACCGGGCTGTGCGGATGCTCGGCGAAGCAGAGCTTATCGCCGCTGAAGATACCCGCCATACCCGGCAGCTTTTGACTCATTTTGATATTCATACGAAGCTGACCAGCTACCATGAGCACAACAAGCTCAACAAAGGGCCGGAGCTTATCGCATACATGCAGGAAGGTCATGACTTAATCTGCGTCAGTGACGCAGGCCTGCCCGGTATCTGCGACCCCGGCAGCCATCTGGCAGGGCTGGCTATTGAAGCCGGTTTTAAGGTAACGCCCCTGCCCGGTGCTAATGCGGGGCTGTCGGCGCTTATTTGTTCGGGCCTTGATACCACCCGCTTTACCTTTATCGGCTTTTTGCCCAAGACGGCGAAAAAACAGCAGGAAATTTTGACGAGTGTGCAGAAATATCCGGAAACGTTGATTTTTTATGAGGCGCCGCACCATCTGAAGGCTACGCTCAAAGCCCTGTATGGGGTATTAGGCGACCGGCAGGTGGCTTTGGGCCGCGAGCTTACCAAGAAATTCGAGGAGTTTCAGCGCGGCAGCCTTACGGAAATCATGGCCCATTACGAGGAAAACGACCCGCGCGGGGAATATGTCATCGTTGTGGCCGGCTTTGACGGGGAAGTGGCGGCAGAGGAAAATGAACTGCCTGCTGACCCCAAAGCATGCTGTGAGCATTTTATGGCCCAGGGACTGGACAAGAAAGCCGCTATGCGGGAGGCCGCCAAGGCGTTGGGCATTTCCCGCCGGGATGTTTATCAGGCCATGCTGGAGGATTGA
- a CDS encoding tRNA1(Val) (adenine(37)-N6)-methyltransferase, translated as MREVRLGEYERLDDLMKSGRHIIQNTQEFCFSLDAVLLAHFLSLKSRQKVLELGTGTGVIPLIIADEVARVDAVELNPVMAELASRNVWLNELEEKIFVREGDYRAIRELYKPESFDVVLANPPYRPVGEGQANKLSGVARARHEFTATLQDVVAAARYGLRFGGHFGMVHLPERLGEIIVALHEKQMEVKRLQMVQPKAGKAPNMMLIEAVVGASPGGLKVLPPLIVHQDDGSYTDEILQIYGM; from the coding sequence ATGCGGGAAGTACGTTTAGGCGAATATGAACGGCTGGACGACTTGATGAAGAGCGGGCGGCATATCATCCAGAATACGCAGGAATTCTGCTTTTCACTGGATGCCGTGCTGCTGGCTCATTTTTTGTCGTTAAAGTCCCGCCAAAAGGTATTGGAACTGGGCACGGGTACAGGCGTAATCCCGTTGATTATCGCCGATGAGGTAGCCCGTGTGGACGCCGTGGAGCTAAATCCCGTTATGGCTGAACTCGCCTCCCGTAATGTCTGGCTCAACGAGCTGGAGGAAAAGATTTTCGTGCGCGAGGGCGACTATCGTGCCATTCGGGAGCTTTATAAGCCCGAATCCTTTGATGTGGTGCTCGCCAATCCCCCCTATCGTCCGGTGGGAGAGGGGCAGGCCAATAAACTCTCTGGCGTGGCACGGGCTCGCCACGAGTTTACGGCCACCCTGCAGGATGTCGTGGCGGCGGCACGCTACGGCCTGCGCTTTGGCGGTCACTTCGGCATGGTACACCTGCCGGAGCGGCTGGGCGAAATCATTGTGGCCCTCCATGAAAAGCAGATGGAGGTCAAACGCCTGCAGATGGTGCAGCCCAAGGCGGGCAAAGCGCCCAATATGATGCTGATAGAAGCCGTGGTAGGAGCAAGTCCCGGCGGCCTAAAAGTTCTGCCGCCATTAATCGTCCACCAAGACGACGGCTCCTATACCGACGAAATTTTACAGATATATGGAATGTAA